A region of [Bacteroides] pectinophilus DNA encodes the following proteins:
- a CDS encoding helix-turn-helix domain-containing protein: MNQTQTSVNHRQIGYRIKEVRELNHISQAQLAEMTDLSVSYISHIENAKRKASLESIIRIVNALGITVDELLAGVQMNNPAAYQTDIDMLMEGCSENEKRFIYELIKASLETMHKNGWELASSDRHR; encoded by the coding sequence ATGAATCAGACGCAGACATCTGTCAACCACAGGCAGATAGGATACCGTATCAAGGAAGTAAGGGAACTGAATCATATTTCACAGGCACAGCTTGCAGAAATGACCGACCTTTCCGTCTCCTACATAAGCCACATTGAAAATGCAAAAAGGAAAGCAAGCCTGGAATCCATCATCCGTATCGTGAATGCCCTCGGCATTACCGTGGATGAACTGCTTGCCGGAGTGCAGATGAACAATCCGGCTGCATACCAGACAGACATCGATATGCTCATGGAGGGCTGCTCGGAAAATGAGAAAAGATTCATCTATGAACTTATAAAGGCAAGCCTTGAAACCATGCACAAAAACGGCTGGGAGCTTGCTTCCAGTGACAGGCACAGATAA
- a CDS encoding recombinase family protein, producing MNENEQKAGSVADQKSKIRERYKGIDPDELDVIPALPQEDIFAVENEQRVAVYARVSTDDPRQTSSYELQKNHYHDVISKSPNWKLVQIYADEGISGTSLQHRDQFKLMIEDCKKGQIDLIVTKSVSRFARNVVDCIGYVRELLSLPHPVGVFFETERLNTFDPKSEMVLSFMATLAQEESHTKSEIMNASIEMRFRRGIFLTPILLGYDHDEDGNLIINEGEAKIVKLIFMMYLNGCTCQEIADTLTELGCETKKGNTVWSPGSILQILQNERHCGDVLAHKTYTPNYLNHKSKKNMQNRPQYRKRDHHEAIISRDDFIAVQRLISNAKYGNKGILPQLKVIPGGVLKGFVSINPRWAGFKETDYMNASSSVYDGTEQSGPSSGHVEVKSGEFDLRGYEIARSQFFDSTDRITVTFSQGDIRFSAPAVRKLDSTLVELLIHPKKLVFAVRNAGKDCRNAMQWSKKKDGKNSPREISGTAFLPTLYSLLGWNDDCRYRITGVKRGSGNDAVLLFNLSEPEIFIPNDMVGAPDADPAVKPFTDNQQRNVRAYPPDWADTFGSNYYSHAQAEELAGFTGRKDPDTSHAPVTYNDTDIQVTSKNDIEKNIKQIMSDMKENTDEHTDKR from the coding sequence ATGAACGAAAACGAGCAGAAAGCCGGCTCAGTTGCCGACCAGAAAAGTAAGATAAGGGAACGTTATAAAGGTATCGACCCGGATGAACTTGACGTGATCCCTGCCCTTCCGCAGGAAGATATATTTGCAGTGGAAAATGAACAGCGTGTTGCCGTATATGCAAGGGTGTCAACGGATGATCCGAGACAGACATCCTCATATGAACTGCAGAAGAACCATTACCATGATGTCATCAGTAAGAGTCCCAACTGGAAACTGGTGCAGATCTATGCGGATGAAGGCATCTCCGGCACCTCACTCCAGCACCGTGACCAGTTCAAGCTGATGATCGAAGACTGCAAAAAAGGTCAGATAGATCTCATCGTGACCAAGAGCGTATCACGTTTTGCCAGGAATGTGGTGGACTGCATCGGCTATGTCAGGGAGCTTCTCTCACTCCCCCATCCTGTCGGTGTTTTCTTTGAAACGGAAAGACTCAACACCTTTGATCCCAAAAGTGAGATGGTGCTTTCCTTCATGGCCACACTTGCACAGGAAGAAAGCCATACCAAGAGCGAGATCATGAATGCATCCATTGAGATGCGTTTCCGCAGGGGGATCTTCCTTACACCGATACTCCTCGGATATGACCATGATGAAGACGGAAACCTCATCATTAATGAAGGGGAAGCAAAGATCGTAAAACTCATATTTATGATGTACTTAAACGGATGCACCTGTCAGGAGATTGCCGATACCCTGACGGAACTCGGCTGTGAGACCAAAAAAGGGAACACCGTATGGTCTCCCGGTTCCATCCTTCAGATACTGCAGAACGAAAGGCACTGCGGTGATGTCCTTGCACATAAGACCTATACTCCGAATTACCTTAACCACAAATCAAAGAAGAATATGCAGAACCGTCCACAGTACCGGAAGCGCGACCATCACGAAGCCATCATATCAAGGGATGACTTTATTGCGGTCCAGAGACTGATCAGCAATGCCAAATATGGGAACAAAGGGATTCTTCCGCAGCTGAAGGTCATTCCGGGAGGTGTCCTGAAAGGGTTTGTATCCATCAACCCCAGATGGGCGGGATTTAAGGAAACGGATTACATGAATGCATCTTCCAGTGTTTATGACGGCACGGAACAGTCCGGCCCGTCTTCCGGTCATGTGGAAGTAAAATCCGGTGAATTTGACCTGCGTGGATATGAGATCGCACGCTCACAGTTTTTTGACAGCACGGACCGTATAACCGTTACCTTCAGCCAGGGAGATATCCGCTTTTCCGCTCCTGCCGTCCGCAAACTTGACAGCACGCTTGTGGAACTGCTCATACATCCAAAGAAACTGGTCTTTGCCGTAAGGAATGCGGGGAAAGACTGCCGGAATGCCATGCAGTGGTCTAAAAAGAAAGACGGCAAAAACTCTCCACGTGAGATCAGCGGGACTGCATTTCTTCCCACGCTCTATTCCCTCCTCGGCTGGAACGATGACTGCCGTTACCGCATCACGGGGGTAAAGCGTGGCAGCGGGAATGATGCCGTACTGCTCTTCAACCTTTCCGAACCGGAGATATTCATCCCCAATGACATGGTCGGTGCACCGGATGCGGATCCGGCCGTAAAACCCTTTACGGACAACCAGCAGAGAAATGTCCGAGCCTATCCGCCTGACTGGGCAGACACATTCGGGAGCAATTATTACAGCCACGCACAGGCAGAGGAACTTGCCGGATTCACCGGACGTAAAGACCCGGATACCTCCCATGCCCCGGTAACATACAACGACACTGATATACAGGTCACCAGTAAAAATGACATCGAAAAGAATATCAAACAGATCATGTCAGATATGAAGGAGAACACAGATGAACATACAGACAAACGATGA
- a CDS encoding integrase yields MNIQTNDEKNTIPVTEDDAFSYDGYQVVRGEFFAHTYEPSFTFNSSKVSVNTACIKKLPDTDFVQILVNPDEKKLAVRPCQEDEKDSFRWCSATAKRSPRQITCRIFFAKVVSLMGWNSSYRYKLLGKLIRSDNELLFVFDLTTPEIFVREEKEDGKIKASRTPSYPEEWQNQFGVPVEEHQSSLQVNMFDGYAVFGISENNTAEPEEEKTEHPEKEEQHYEQRNLFEAGPMH; encoded by the coding sequence ATGAACATACAGACAAACGATGAAAAGAATACCATTCCCGTGACCGAGGATGATGCTTTCAGCTATGACGGGTATCAGGTCGTCCGCGGCGAGTTCTTCGCCCATACCTACGAACCGTCCTTTACTTTTAATTCCAGCAAGGTATCCGTAAACACCGCATGCATAAAAAAGCTGCCGGATACGGATTTCGTGCAGATACTCGTAAACCCGGATGAAAAGAAACTGGCGGTGCGTCCATGCCAGGAGGATGAGAAGGATTCCTTCCGGTGGTGCTCCGCAACGGCAAAACGCTCTCCAAGGCAGATCACCTGCCGTATCTTTTTTGCCAAGGTTGTGTCGCTTATGGGATGGAATTCATCCTACCGCTATAAACTGCTTGGGAAGCTGATACGGTCAGACAATGAACTGCTCTTTGTCTTTGACCTCACCACGCCTGAGATCTTCGTGCGTGAGGAGAAGGAAGACGGAAAGATAAAAGCGTCCCGCACGCCAAGCTATCCGGAAGAATGGCAGAACCAGTTCGGTGTGCCTGTCGAGGAACACCAGAGCAGTTTACAGGTCAACATGTTTGACGGTTATGCAGTGTTCGGCATCTCCGAAAACAACACCGCTGAACCGGAAGAAGAAAAAACAGAACATCCAGAAAAGGAGGAACAGCATTATGAACAGAGAAACCTCTTTGAAGCCGGTCCTATGCATTGA
- a CDS encoding recombinase family protein has protein sequence MARSVTVIPARSQKVRTGHKVVQEKKIRVAAYCRVSTDQEDQLHSFEAQVEYYTKYINEHENYEMAGIYADEGISGTNTKRREQFKKMIADCEGGKIDLVITKSISRFARNTQDCLAYSRKLKNLGIGIIFEKENINTLDSTGELLFTILSSLAQDESRNISENCKWGIRTKFKNGEMHLNTFKFLGYDKDENGKLVINKEQAKTVRRIYRDFLIGINPAQIAKELTEEKVPGCLGQTKWYPSTVTGILKQEKHMGDALLQKTYTADFLTKRQVRNNGEIAQVYVKDSHKGIIDKQTWNAVQEEFDRREKFMEAHGTDRYSYGADCMPFCEKVFCGECKSLFTRHSWRSRGIVQWQCKNHRKDGKVACTNAYVDNADLEKGFVKAFNRLVTDRDKHMERWQQMKSEGTPLEKIRAGQMMEAVGNEPLTRFVPEIAQLVLCEVTVLGAKKYEFFFLEGSRVKVSV, from the coding sequence ATGGCAAGAAGCGTTACAGTTATACCAGCAAGAAGCCAAAAGGTGCGGACAGGGCATAAGGTGGTACAGGAAAAGAAGATAAGGGTGGCAGCCTACTGCCGTGTGTCAACGGACCAGGAAGACCAGCTCCACAGCTTTGAAGCACAGGTCGAGTATTATACAAAATATATCAATGAGCATGAGAATTATGAAATGGCCGGCATTTATGCAGATGAGGGAATCTCGGGTACAAATACAAAGAGAAGGGAACAGTTCAAAAAGATGATTGCAGACTGCGAGGGCGGTAAGATAGACCTTGTCATAACAAAATCCATCAGCCGTTTTGCAAGGAACACGCAGGACTGCCTGGCATATTCCAGAAAATTAAAGAACTTGGGGATCGGCATCATATTTGAGAAGGAAAACATCAACACGCTGGATTCCACGGGAGAGCTTCTGTTCACCATCTTAAGTTCCCTTGCACAGGATGAATCAAGAAACATTTCAGAAAACTGTAAATGGGGCATCCGCACGAAATTCAAGAACGGTGAGATGCATCTCAACACATTCAAGTTCCTCGGATACGATAAGGATGAGAACGGGAAGCTTGTCATCAATAAGGAACAGGCAAAGACAGTGAGAAGGATATACAGGGACTTCCTTATCGGAATCAATCCGGCACAGATCGCAAAGGAACTGACGGAAGAGAAAGTTCCGGGATGTCTGGGGCAGACAAAATGGTATCCAAGCACGGTCACAGGAATCCTAAAACAGGAAAAACACATGGGTGATGCACTTCTGCAGAAGACCTATACTGCAGACTTCCTTACCAAGAGACAGGTCAGAAACAACGGTGAGATCGCACAGGTCTATGTAAAGGACAGCCATAAGGGGATCATAGATAAGCAGACATGGAATGCGGTACAGGAAGAATTCGACCGCAGGGAAAAGTTCATGGAAGCGCACGGCACGGACAGGTACAGTTACGGTGCGGACTGCATGCCGTTCTGTGAGAAGGTGTTCTGCGGGGAATGCAAAAGCCTGTTCACGAGACATTCATGGAGATCAAGGGGAATCGTACAGTGGCAGTGCAAGAACCACAGAAAAGACGGGAAAGTGGCATGCACGAATGCCTACGTTGATAATGCAGACCTGGAAAAGGGATTTGTAAAAGCATTCAACAGACTGGTCACGGACAGGGATAAGCATATGGAAAGATGGCAGCAGATGAAGTCGGAGGGGACACCGCTTGAAAAGATCAGGGCGGGGCAGATGATGGAAGCTGTGGGAAATGAACCGCTTACCAGATTCGTCCCGGAGATCGCACAGCTTGTCCTCTGTGAAGTGACGGTGCTCGGTGCGAAAAAATATGAGTTCTTCTTTCTGGAAGGCAGCAGGGTAAAGGTTTCCGTGTAG
- a CDS encoding recombinase family protein — protein sequence MEGNSRQKRKLKVCAYCRVSTDADEQENSLENQIRHYEEVITSNPDYEYAGVYSDFAISGFKEKRPGLQKMLADARKGKIDLILTKSVSRFARNTSIVLEATRKLKELNVGVFFELQNINTLSGEGELMLTILAAFAQAESESGSVGAKMVYQRKYEAGIPVQYLERSFGFKKDERGVYIADEEEAAWVRKIYEMAADGYTPASIKRYLNENGVKTVGGAEWIDSTVFRLIENEIYKGDYIMHKHFVNEERKLVRNRGEVDAWYIEDDHEAIVSPKLWQKAQDALEAKRDYLAEGSVIEEFTEENYPYMNRIYCARCGHPLYKGIYSNGNRLNWGCSGTKRYGKSFCEGINIPDGVLRGAWHFDENMYIGEKQTDKGKKEFTYLKEASWKRRHKKKEPEPIPENTETEYPYREKIFCGLCGSRLVRHVNTKNHKVIWVCNGRKRKGKDFCDGTRVPDIIIKGWGEIKKDIYIQRKDEKNGKKRYSYTSKKPKGADRA from the coding sequence ATGGAAGGAAACAGCAGACAGAAGCGTAAACTTAAGGTATGCGCCTACTGCCGTGTCTCAACGGATGCGGATGAACAGGAAAATTCACTGGAAAACCAGATCAGGCATTATGAAGAAGTCATTACCAGTAATCCTGATTACGAGTATGCCGGGGTTTACAGTGACTTTGCCATATCAGGATTCAAGGAAAAACGTCCCGGTCTGCAGAAGATGTTAGCAGATGCCCGTAAGGGAAAAATAGACCTTATATTAACAAAATCCGTATCACGGTTCGCAAGAAACACCTCAATCGTTCTGGAAGCTACACGAAAGCTGAAAGAACTGAATGTTGGTGTTTTTTTTGAACTTCAGAATATCAATACCCTGTCAGGGGAAGGCGAGCTTATGCTTACGATCCTTGCTGCATTTGCACAGGCAGAAAGCGAGAGCGGAAGCGTTGGTGCAAAGATGGTGTACCAGAGAAAATACGAGGCAGGGATCCCCGTGCAGTACCTTGAACGATCTTTCGGATTTAAGAAGGATGAGCGGGGTGTTTATATTGCAGATGAAGAGGAAGCAGCATGGGTAAGAAAGATCTATGAGATGGCAGCAGACGGATATACTCCTGCATCAATCAAACGGTATCTGAATGAAAACGGGGTAAAGACCGTAGGCGGTGCAGAATGGATCGACAGCACGGTGTTCCGTCTTATTGAAAATGAGATCTACAAGGGCGATTACATCATGCATAAGCATTTTGTGAATGAAGAAAGAAAACTGGTCAGGAACAGGGGAGAAGTGGATGCGTGGTACATCGAGGATGACCATGAAGCCATTGTTTCCCCAAAACTCTGGCAGAAGGCACAGGACGCATTGGAAGCAAAAAGGGATTATCTTGCGGAAGGTTCGGTAATCGAAGAATTCACGGAAGAAAATTATCCATACATGAACAGAATCTATTGTGCCAGATGCGGACACCCGCTTTACAAAGGAATCTACAGTAACGGCAACAGGCTGAACTGGGGATGCAGTGGTACAAAGCGGTATGGGAAGTCTTTCTGTGAAGGAATAAACATTCCGGACGGAGTCCTGCGCGGGGCATGGCATTTCGATGAAAATATGTATATAGGGGAAAAACAGACAGATAAGGGGAAAAAGGAATTCACCTATCTGAAAGAAGCATCATGGAAAAGAAGGCATAAGAAGAAAGAGCCGGAGCCGATTCCTGAAAATACGGAAACAGAGTATCCGTACAGGGAGAAGATCTTCTGCGGATTATGCGGAAGCAGACTCGTGAGGCATGTAAACACCAAAAACCATAAGGTCATATGGGTATGCAATGGGAGAAAGCGGAAGGGGAAAGACTTCTGTGACGGGACAAGGGTTCCGGATATCATCATAAAGGGATGGGGAGAGATCAAAAAAGATATTTATATTCAGAGAAAGGATGAGAAGAATGGCAAGAAGCGTTACAGTTATACCAGCAAGAAGCCAAAAGGTGCGGACAGGGCATAA
- a CDS encoding glucosaminidase domain-containing protein: protein MTKNEFISSVAGYVQKYAAVYGILVHSPVIAQAVLESGWGGSKLSSRYHNYFGLKCGSRWTGKSVNMKTQEEYTPGTLTTISDNFRVYDSMEEGIKGYFEFIQLPRYRNLKGIMDPEKYLETIRADGYATSSSYVENCMKLIRQYGLTKYDEGEKKTMGKTAESVLNVMRGWLGFNESNGRFKEIIDMYNNVKPLPRGYAVKYSDEWCDTCVSAAAVKAGCEELIGRECGVEKHIEIFKQKGIWIEDGTITPKPGYVIAYNWDKSTQPNDGNADHIGYVESVSGSNITVIEGNKGEAVARRVIPVGWGYIRGYAAPKYDAATVTPVPSTPEKSVEEVAKEVLAGKWGNGEERKNRLKAAGYDYAAVQAKVNQLAKGTSNQKSIDAVAREVIRGKWGNGADRKKRITSAGYDYSAVQKRVNELLK from the coding sequence ATGACGAAGAATGAATTTATTTCCAGTGTTGCAGGGTATGTGCAGAAGTATGCAGCAGTATACGGTATTCTGGTACATTCCCCCGTGATCGCACAGGCAGTCCTGGAATCCGGCTGGGGCGGGAGTAAACTCTCGTCCCGGTATCACAATTATTTCGGATTGAAGTGTGGCAGTAGATGGACTGGAAAGTCCGTGAACATGAAAACACAGGAAGAGTATACACCGGGAACACTCACAACGATCAGTGACAATTTCCGTGTATACGATTCGATGGAAGAGGGAATCAAAGGTTATTTCGAGTTTATCCAGCTGCCCCGTTACCGGAACCTGAAAGGGATCATGGATCCTGAGAAGTACCTTGAGACTATCCGTGCTGACGGTTATGCAACATCGTCTTCCTACGTGGAAAACTGCATGAAACTTATCCGCCAGTACGGTCTGACAAAATATGATGAAGGAGAAAAGAAAACGATGGGAAAGACAGCAGAGAGCGTATTAAACGTGATGCGGGGATGGCTCGGATTTAATGAATCCAACGGAAGATTCAAAGAGATCATTGACATGTATAACAATGTAAAACCACTGCCGAGAGGATATGCCGTGAAGTACAGTGATGAGTGGTGTGACACCTGTGTATCTGCCGCAGCAGTTAAGGCAGGGTGTGAAGAACTTATCGGCAGGGAGTGCGGTGTGGAAAAGCACATTGAGATTTTTAAGCAGAAAGGAATCTGGATCGAGGACGGCACGATCACACCAAAGCCTGGGTATGTGATCGCATATAACTGGGATAAATCCACACAGCCGAATGACGGAAATGCAGACCATATCGGATACGTTGAATCCGTGTCCGGCAGTAATATCACAGTCATTGAAGGAAATAAGGGAGAAGCAGTGGCAAGGCGTGTGATCCCTGTCGGATGGGGATATATCCGGGGATATGCCGCTCCAAAGTACGATGCAGCAACAGTAACACCCGTACCGTCCACACCTGAGAAGAGTGTGGAAGAGGTTGCAAAAGAAGTCCTGGCAGGAAAATGGGGCAATGGAGAAGAACGCAAGAACCGTCTGAAAGCTGCCGGATATGACTATGCTGCCGTACAGGCAAAAGTCAACCAGCTTGCAAAAGGTACATCCAATCAGAAATCAATTGATGCGGTTGCCCGTGAAGTCATCCGGGGCAAGTGGGGAAATGGTGCTGATAGAAAGAAGAGGATCACTTCTGCCGGATATGATTATTCCGCAGTACAGAAAAGGGTAAATGAACTCCTGAAATAA
- a CDS encoding phage holin family protein — protein sequence MKEFWNAVQFMFAAVGGWLGYFLGGCDGLLYALIAFAVIDYITGVMCAVNDRKLSSAVGFRGICRKVLIFLLVGIANILDIHVVGTGSVLRTAVIFFYISNEGVSLLENASHLGLPVPEKIKEVLEQLHDRSESEGEDDEE from the coding sequence ATGAAGGAATTTTGGAATGCAGTACAGTTCATGTTTGCAGCAGTAGGCGGATGGCTCGGTTATTTTTTAGGGGGCTGTGACGGTCTGCTCTATGCCCTGATCGCATTTGCGGTCATTGACTACATTACGGGTGTCATGTGTGCAGTAAATGACCGGAAACTGTCAAGTGCAGTCGGTTTTAGGGGAATCTGCCGTAAGGTACTGATCTTTTTACTGGTGGGTATTGCAAACATCCTGGATATCCATGTGGTTGGGACAGGCAGCGTGCTGAGAACCGCAGTGATCTTCTTTTACATTTCAAACGAGGGTGTGAGCCTGCTGGAGAATGCATCCCATCTGGGACTTCCGGTGCCGGAGAAGATCAAAGAGGTTTTGGAACAGTTACATGACCGTTCGGAAAGTGAGGGAGAAGATGACGAAGAATGA
- a CDS encoding phage tail tape measure protein — MASRIQGITVEIGGDTTKLQNALKGVNGQIKSTQSQLKDVNKLLKLDPGNTELLAQKHKLLAEAVSETKEKLATLKTAAEQANTALANGEISKEQYDALQREIVETEQDLKNLETQANQSATVVQKIAATGEKLKTVGDNISSAGQKLLPVTAGVTALGTASVTTAANFESSMSQVQATMGITKDSMSKVNGQSVNTMDTLSKLAKKMGAETAFSASECAEALNYLALAGYDTEQMCNTLPTVLNLAAAGDIALADASDMVTDAMSALGMGVDEAETMVDQMAKTASTTNTSVAQLGEGILTIGATAKSIKGGTAELNTALGILANNGIKGAEGGTHLRNIILSLQNPTDKAAAQMEALGISVYDSEGNMRSMNDILGDLNKSMDGMTSAEKSNIIGTIFNKTDLSSVNALLANTGSTWDSLQKSITESGGAAQQMADTQLDNLQGQITILKSALEGLAISFGELLMPAIKQIVGWVQKFVDWLNGLSEGTQKTVVTIALLAAALGPVLIVIGKVISAVGTIMTVVPKITGVINTVKGAFAALNTTMLANPIVLIIAAIAALVAAFIYLWNNCDGFRQFWIDLWENVKQVAITVWNAIKEFFSQVWEAIKTIFSTVFEVIKTLVTTYFNLYKTIIETVFNVIKTVITTIWEAIKGVFTTVFNVIKTLVTTYFNIYKTIIQTVLTVIQTVITTVWNTIKTVITTVLNAIKTIFSTVWNAIKTIISAVVSGIKGLITGNFTAVKNSITTIMNTIKSTISTIWNTIKSTISTVLGAIKGAVTSVFNGIVNAVKGAMGNVLNAVKTGFSNVKGHITGLASQAFTWGKDLIMGIVNGIRSCIGAVGDAVSSVANKIRSFLHFSVPDEGPLTDYESWMPDFMGGLAKGIEKSKSMVAKAIEGVSQDMIISPNVSGMESAAGVQISGQPDSGISSMLSAITSAVKDMKGDPGDIVIPVYLGGTMLDEVIVTAQQRANLRSGGR, encoded by the coding sequence ATGGCAAGCCGTATTCAGGGTATTACCGTTGAAATTGGTGGTGATACAACAAAACTGCAGAACGCCCTGAAAGGCGTGAACGGACAGATCAAGTCCACCCAGTCACAGCTTAAGGATGTGAATAAGCTGCTGAAACTGGATCCGGGAAATACGGAACTTCTGGCACAGAAGCATAAACTTCTTGCAGAAGCGGTCAGCGAAACAAAAGAGAAACTGGCTACCTTAAAGACCGCAGCTGAACAGGCAAATACGGCTCTTGCTAATGGTGAGATTTCAAAGGAGCAGTACGATGCCCTTCAGAGGGAGATCGTAGAAACAGAGCAGGACTTAAAGAATCTGGAAACACAGGCGAACCAGTCCGCAACGGTAGTGCAGAAGATTGCAGCAACAGGTGAGAAGTTAAAGACAGTCGGGGACAATATTTCCTCTGCCGGACAGAAACTCCTCCCGGTAACAGCTGGGGTGACTGCACTGGGTACGGCATCCGTAACAACGGCAGCAAACTTTGAATCTTCCATGTCACAGGTACAGGCTACTATGGGAATCACAAAAGATTCCATGTCTAAGGTAAATGGGCAGTCCGTAAATACAATGGATACCCTTTCCAAGCTGGCAAAGAAGATGGGGGCAGAAACAGCCTTCTCAGCATCCGAGTGTGCCGAGGCATTAAATTATCTGGCTCTTGCCGGATATGACACGGAGCAGATGTGCAATACACTGCCGACCGTACTTAACCTGGCAGCCGCCGGGGATATTGCCCTTGCGGATGCTTCCGACATGGTAACGGATGCAATGTCCGCCCTTGGTATGGGCGTGGATGAGGCAGAAACGATGGTAGACCAGATGGCTAAGACTGCATCCACCACGAACACATCGGTTGCACAGCTGGGCGAGGGAATCCTTACCATTGGTGCGACAGCCAAATCCATCAAGGGCGGTACGGCAGAACTCAATACCGCACTTGGTATCCTTGCCAATAATGGTATCAAGGGGGCAGAAGGCGGTACGCATCTCCGTAATATTATCCTGTCACTGCAGAATCCTACGGATAAAGCAGCCGCCCAGATGGAAGCACTGGGCATTTCCGTATATGATTCCGAAGGAAACATGCGGTCAATGAACGATATCCTTGGTGACCTGAATAAGAGCATGGACGGAATGACATCAGCGGAGAAGTCAAACATCATCGGCACGATCTTTAACAAGACGGACCTGTCTTCCGTAAATGCACTGCTTGCCAATACAGGAAGCACATGGGACAGCTTACAGAAATCCATCACGGAAAGCGGTGGTGCTGCACAGCAGATGGCAGATACACAGCTTGATAACTTACAGGGACAGATCACTATTTTAAAATCCGCATTGGAAGGTCTGGCGATATCTTTTGGAGAACTTCTGATGCCGGCCATCAAACAGATTGTGGGATGGGTGCAGAAATTTGTGGACTGGTTGAATGGACTGAGCGAAGGCACGCAGAAGACGGTCGTTACGATAGCCCTTCTTGCAGCAGCACTCGGTCCTGTGCTTATTGTGATCGGAAAGGTCATATCCGCAGTCGGTACGATCATGACGGTTGTACCGAAGATCACCGGAGTCATCAATACGGTGAAGGGAGCATTTGCAGCACTGAATACAACGATGCTTGCAAATCCAATCGTACTTATTATCGCAGCCATTGCAGCTCTTGTGGCTGCTTTTATTTATCTCTGGAATAACTGTGACGGATTCCGACAGTTCTGGATCGATCTTTGGGAAAACGTAAAACAGGTTGCAATCACGGTATGGAATGCAATCAAGGAATTCTTCTCACAGGTGTGGGAAGCCATCAAGACTATCTTCTCGACCGTGTTTGAAGTGATAAAGACCCTGGTAACGACTTATTTCAATCTGTATAAGACAATCATTGAGACGGTTTTCAATGTGATAAAGACGGTCATCACGACCATCTGGGAAGCTATCAAGGGTGTATTTACTACAGTTTTCAATGTAATAAAAACACTGGTGACAACGTACTTCAATATCTATAAGACCATCATCCAGACAGTACTGACGGTCATTCAGACTGTGATAACAACAGTATGGAATACGATAAAAACGGTCATTACAACTGTGCTGAATGCGATAAAAACGATCTTTAGCACGGTATGGAATGCCATCAAAACCATCATCAGTGCCGTGGTAAGCGGGATCAAGGGACTGATCACAGGGAATTTTACTGCGGTCAAGAACTCCATTACCACCATAATGAATACGATCAAGAGCACGATCTCCACCATATGGAATACCATCAAGTCGACTATTTCAACGGTGCTTGGTGCAATCAAGGGTGCTGTCACATCCGTATTCAATGGAATCGTAAATGCGGTGAAAGGTGCGATGGGAAATGTCCTGAATGCAGTAAAGACAGGTTTTTCCAATGTGAAGGGCCATATCACGGGACTTGCTTCACAGGCATTTACCTGGGGTAAGGATCTTATCATGGGAATCGTAAACGGAATCAGGAGCTGCATCGGTGCAGTCGGTGATGCCGTAAGTTCCGTGGCAAATAAGATCAGGTCGTTCCTTCATTTCTCCGTACCGGATGAAGGACCACTTACGGATTATGAATCATGGATGCCGGATTTTATGGGAGGACTTGCAAAGGGAATCGAAAAGAGTAAAAGCATGGTGGCAAAGGCAATCGAAGGGGTATCGCAGGATATGATAATCAGTCCGAATGTAAGCGGAATGGAGTCAGCTGCGGGAGTGCAGATTTCCGGACAGCCGGACAGCGGAATTTCCAGTATGCTGTCAGCCATCACATCTGCAGTTAAAGATATGAAGGGCGATCCCGGGGATATCGTGATCCCTGTATACCTTGGAGGGACAATGCTCGATGAGGTGATCGTAACGGCACAGCAGAGGGCAAATCTTAGAAGCGGGGGAAGATAA